Genomic segment of Terriglobia bacterium:
TATCGCCGAACTCGTGGCCCACGCGGTTCACCACCGCGACAAACACGCCGTTGGCGATAGCGTGTGCGCGTTGCATGGTCCGCCAGGCGTCATGCTGGGCTTCGCCGTACTCGGCCTTTTCGTCCGGGTGCCAGCCGATGGCCGTGGGATAAAACAGGATGTTCGCGCCTTGCAAAGCCGTAAGTCTGGCGCCTTCGGGATACCACTGGTCCCAGCACACCAGTGCACCCAACCGGCCGAACGTGGTATCAAACGCCTTGAAGCCGAGATCGCCGGGCGTGAAGTAAAACTTTTCGTAGTACAAGGGGTCGTCCGGAATGTGCATCTTGCGGTAGATGCCCTTGAGGCTGCCGTCGGCTTCGATGATGGCGGCGGTGTTGTGGTAGAGGCCGCGCGCGCGCCGCTCAAAGACTGACGCCACCACAACAACCTTGAGTTCGCGGGCGATGGCCGCCAGCGCGTCAGTCGTGGGGCCGGGGATTGGCTCAGCCAGGTCGAAGAGCGCATGCTCTTCCCGCTGGCAGAAATACTGCGTGCGGAACAACTCCGGCAGGCAGATGACCTGCGCTCCCTGCTTGGCCGCCTCGCGGACCTTTTCGCAGGCCCGGCGAAGATTCAAGTCCGGGTCAGGCGAGCAGGACATCTGGATTAGGCCGACGGTGAAGCTGTCAGAAGACAATCGCATTCCCCCGCAATTGCGAAGATTGCCAAAATTGCCAAAATCGCCGTAATTGCCAAAATTGAAAACCAGCACGACTCATCCGCAACCGCATTCTAACAAACCACTCCGTTTGACTCTCGCGTAACAAACCAATTACTTTTTCTTGTTTCCCATTTATCTCCCCTGAGGTGACCCGTTGGCCAAGAAGCAAGAAGGCGCAGGCATTGATCGCAAGCTGCATGACCCGGTAAAAGACAAGCTCTCTCCTGTGTTTCCGCTGGATCTGTCCAAAGTCAAAAGCATCAATGACCTGATTCGCGGCATGGCGGACACGGCTTTCACCGGGCGCCAACTGGGCGAATCGGTAGACGTTCTGGAGGCCATGGCCCGCGACAAAGAGTGCTTCGTGGTCATGACCCTGGCCGGCGCCATGACCGTGGCCAAACAAGGGCTGATCATCTGCGACCTGATTGAACGCGGCCTGGTCAACGCCGTGGTCTCCACCGGAGCCCTCATGGCCCACGGCCTGGTGGAAGCCACCGGGCAGAAGCATTATCGCTACGACCCCCGGATGAACGACGTGGAGCTTTACGAAGCCGGCTACAACCGCGTCTATGACACGCTGGAGCCGGAAACCAACCTGGACCACGTTGAGCTGGTGATGGAAGAAGTGCTGGGCAAGTGGGACCCGCAGCAGACCATGTGTTCCTGGAAGCTGAACCGGGCCATCGGCGAGCATCTCAAGCGTCACGCCAAAGGCCGGGGGATTCTCAAGTCAGCGTTTGAAAAGCAGGTCCCGGTTTTTGTTCCGGCGTTTACTGACTCCGAACTGGGTCTGGACGTTGCTCTGGCCAATCGCATGCGCGCCCGCAAAGGGCAGCAGCAACTGCACTTTGACCCATTCCTGGACCTGAACTATTTTGCGGAAACGCTGTTGCGACAGCCGCGCCTGGGGATTTTTACCATTGGCGGCGGAGTGCCCCGCAACTGGGCGCAGCAGTTTGGGCCGTATTGCGAACTGCGCGTGCGTCGCGCGGGAGAAGACGTTCCCCTCAAGCGGTATCACTACGGGGTGCGGGTATGTCCGGAGCCGGTGCATTGGGGAGGGCTGTCAGGTTCGCCTTATTCAGAAGCAATCTCCTGGGGCAAGTTTGTTCCGCCGGCGGAAGGCGGCAAATTCGGAGAAGTTTTTGTGGACGCTACGGTCGGCTTGCCGATTATGGTCGCAGCGCTGTTGGAGCGGCTGGGGAAGAATTACAAGAAGGCTGGACCAAAAACAAAATCCTGAGCCAAACCAGAAAGAACGATTACTCCGCGGTCCTTGCCAAGGGACGGCGTCGGTTGGCGGCCCGCAATGTCTTGGGCGCGGCCGGGGGCTGCAGCGGCCACAGCGCTCCGTTGGCCAGCCATACAAAGGTCTCTCGCGGGGCAACCGGGAATGCGAGCAGCTTGCCGCGCAGGGCTTCGGGCGTCCAGCGTGGTTCCGGACGATGCCGTGCCGGAATGTAGAACGCAATTATCTTCGCCATGACGACCTCCTGGCTGTGACCGCTTTGGCTGGAAATGCTTTCAACCCAAGCTATCGGCACTCTTACAAGCATGTAGCGTGCCAAAAGAAAAACCGCCGATTACGGTAGGACTAAGTGATTGGATTGCGCCAAATCACTCAATTCCTATGCGTTATTTGATTCATACAGCGCAGGGAAGTTACGGCAGGATTTAGTTGGCCGGTGCACCCAGGTTTCGAAGCCCGTAGGGGCCGCTGCTCTCGGCGGGGTGCGTCCGGCACTCAGCGAGATAGTTTCAGCCGGCCAGATGAGCGTGCGTGACGTTGCATCCCAGGAACGTGGCTAACTCCTCGCGGAACAACTGCCACGCTGGTTCTCCTGCCAGGAGGATGTGATTGCCGCTGGCGAGCGGAACAAACCTGGCGCCCGGAATCTCCGCTGCCAAGATCCGGCCTTCTTGCGCGGGCGCCACCCGGTCGCGATCGCTATGGAAAACGATGGTGGGCACGGACACCGAGGGCAACAGCGAACGCACGTTGATGTCGTCACAAGCTCGCATGGTCTTGACCAGATTCGCCGGTGCGACCGAGATGAGTTGCAGATCGTTGAACCAGCGTTGGTCTTCAGGTGTGGCTTGTTCGGGAATGTAGAGGTTAGTCACCATCTGAAAGAACGAGGGGTTGGTTTTCCCCCAATTCACCTGGACCAGGGTTTCCAGGGCGCGCCGCACCTCAACGGCGTCGGAATGTTCCCGGTGGTGGGCCCCTCGCGAATACCCACCCAGCAGGACCAGATGGCTGACGCGCTCGGGATGCCGCACAGCGTAGGCAATGGCGATGGCCCCGCCCTGCGAATGACCCATCAATGCAAACTTCTTGAGGCCGGCGGCGTCCACAACGGTTTCCAGGTCATGCACCCAGGCTTCGAAGGAAATATCCTCCATGTCCCATTCGGAGAGACCGTTGCCGCGCCCGTCGTAACGCACAATGCTGTGGCCCTCGGCCAAATCCCTGATCCAGTGCCGCCAGATGGGGCTTCCCCATTCGAAGTCCAGGTGATTGAAGCAATTGGCGACTTTGACCAGCGGATAGCCCGTCCCCACTCTGGCGTATGCCAGGCGCACTTTGTCCGGGGTGACGCAGAACCGGATCTCCTGGCGGTTTGAGGGCGCCGTAGACGCAGGTTCCGCTTCGCGAACTTTGGCCAGTGGCTGTGGTTCCGGCATGCTCTCGACAACCGGCGCGGCAAAGCGATATCCCACGCGCGGCACAGTTTCAATGAAAGATTGGCCGTTGGCCTGCTCCCCCAGCGCTTTGCGCAGCGTGGAAATATTGCGGTCCAGGTTGTTTTCTTCCACGGTGGTCTCGGGCCAGACGGCGCTCATCAAGTCGCGTTTAGAGACCAGCGTTCCGTGCCGTTCCACCAGGACCCGCAATGTATGAAATGCCTTGCCCGTCAGCGGCACGGAGCGGCCTTCGCGCAGCAACCGGTGTTCCCTTAGCTCCAGCCGGAAGGGGCCAAATTCATAGACGGTATGGGCTCTCTCGGAAGTCATGCTGTCAGAAAAATAGCAGAAAAGAATCAGTCTTGCCAAAGGACGCCAAGTCACGTTCAGAGAGTTAATGGGAAGCGACGGGAAGCGCTCTGGCGCACTTGGAGATTGTAGCCGACAGGCGGCCCGACGGAGAAAATAAGCTCGGTCGAAACCTTGGGCGCGGGCGCTGGGAGTTGGGCAGCGACAAGTGGAACGGGACCGACAGTGCGGAATTCAGAACGCAAAACAACATAAAGGAGATGACCAGGATGAGTGCGATTGCGAAAGAGATACTGACCACCGCTGAGGTTGAGCAACTTAAGATTCGCCTGAAGACCACGTGGATGGCCGGCGACTATGACCGCTTCGCCCGCTACATGGAGAAGGACGCGGAGGTGTTTTTCCGGCGGCTGGGCGTCACGCCGGGAACCCGCTTGCTCGACGTGGGTTGCGGGGCCGGACAACTGGCTTTGATCGCCGCCCGGGCGGGAGCACAGGTGACCGGTTGCGACATCGCCACCAACTGGATCGAAAAGGCCCGGGCGCGCGCGGCCGCCGAGGGACTTGCCGCGACCTTTCAAGAAGGGGATGCCGAAGCACTGCCGTACGAAGATGCTCAGTTTGACGCGGTGGTCAGCATATTCGGAGCCAT
This window contains:
- a CDS encoding alpha/beta fold hydrolase codes for the protein MTSERAHTVYEFGPFRLELREHRLLREGRSVPLTGKAFHTLRVLVERHGTLVSKRDLMSAVWPETTVEENNLDRNISTLRKALGEQANGQSFIETVPRVGYRFAAPVVESMPEPQPLAKVREAEPASTAPSNRQEIRFCVTPDKVRLAYARVGTGYPLVKVANCFNHLDFEWGSPIWRHWIRDLAEGHSIVRYDGRGNGLSEWDMEDISFEAWVHDLETVVDAAGLKKFALMGHSQGGAIAIAYAVRHPERVSHLVLLGGYSRGAHHREHSDAVEVRRALETLVQVNWGKTNPSFFQMVTNLYIPEQATPEDQRWFNDLQLISVAPANLVKTMRACDDINVRSLLPSVSVPTIVFHSDRDRVAPAQEGRILAAEIPGARFVPLASGNHILLAGEPAWQLFREELATFLGCNVTHAHLAG
- a CDS encoding carbon-nitrogen hydrolase, with product MRLSSDSFTVGLIQMSCSPDPDLNLRRACEKVREAAKQGAQVICLPELFRTQYFCQREEHALFDLAEPIPGPTTDALAAIARELKVVVVASVFERRARGLYHNTAAIIEADGSLKGIYRKMHIPDDPLYYEKFYFTPGDLGFKAFDTTFGRLGALVCWDQWYPEGARLTALQGANILFYPTAIGWHPDEKAEYGEAQHDAWRTMQRAHAIANGVFVAVVNRVGHEFGDIRGSRAPGKGLEFWGGSFLCDPFGRIMAQASHDKEEILIGQCDLKLLEDVRRNWPFLRDRRIDSYGGITQRFLD
- a CDS encoding deoxyhypusine synthase family protein, coding for MAKKQEGAGIDRKLHDPVKDKLSPVFPLDLSKVKSINDLIRGMADTAFTGRQLGESVDVLEAMARDKECFVVMTLAGAMTVAKQGLIICDLIERGLVNAVVSTGALMAHGLVEATGQKHYRYDPRMNDVELYEAGYNRVYDTLEPETNLDHVELVMEEVLGKWDPQQTMCSWKLNRAIGEHLKRHAKGRGILKSAFEKQVPVFVPAFTDSELGLDVALANRMRARKGQQQLHFDPFLDLNYFAETLLRQPRLGIFTIGGGVPRNWAQQFGPYCELRVRRAGEDVPLKRYHYGVRVCPEPVHWGGLSGSPYSEAISWGKFVPPAEGGKFGEVFVDATVGLPIMVAALLERLGKNYKKAGPKTKS